One window of the Patescibacteria group bacterium genome contains the following:
- a CDS encoding DUF4238 domain-containing protein: MTNKPSKKHHYLPRHYLKGFTNSGGTFFVYDKRNRSIFETTPDAVFFENNLNTVSFPGGKKSDFLESAYTHVESESWATFDKIRKSSSITEIDLLDKMSLFFFILCLHWRLPTNIGAVENLSSIAFNKDHTLNYFSVVNKNGKKAPEEILSAIKNSQAFKKSLKLVLPFAPFYGDNSWDDSIGRWRFLYPADGKSWYIVGDNPIVTRGIDDRDPLKCLKEFVFPVSGEVLLVNTNPPIDQGFPPELAMEFNMAIIERAERFVASPRRDWLEALVTYYKFYESFDKTDTIIPNFFEGFHSGVFR, encoded by the coding sequence ATGACGAACAAACCCAGCAAAAAACATCACTATCTCCCCCGACATTACCTCAAAGGCTTTACTAATAGCGGTGGTACTTTCTTTGTTTACGATAAGCGAAATAGGAGTATTTTCGAAACTACTCCTGATGCTGTATTCTTTGAAAATAACCTCAATACTGTAAGTTTTCCCGGAGGAAAAAAGTCAGACTTTTTGGAAAGTGCATATACACATGTTGAAAGTGAGTCGTGGGCCACGTTCGACAAAATCAGGAAGTCATCCAGCATTACCGAAATCGACCTCTTGGACAAGATGAGCCTTTTCTTCTTTATACTCTGCCTACATTGGAGATTACCGACCAATATTGGAGCTGTAGAAAATCTTTCAAGCATCGCTTTTAATAAGGACCATACGCTTAACTACTTTTCTGTAGTTAACAAAAATGGTAAAAAGGCACCTGAAGAGATCTTGAGTGCAATAAAAAATTCCCAAGCTTTCAAAAAATCGTTGAAACTCGTACTACCCTTTGCGCCATTTTATGGAGACAATTCTTGGGATGACAGTATCGGAAGATGGCGTTTCCTTTATCCCGCGGACGGTAAGAGCTGGTACATTGTGGGTGATAACCCAATAGTAACCAGAGGTATCGACGACCGCGACCCTCTTAAATGTCTAAAAGAGTTTGTTTTTCCAGTTTCGGGCGAGGTGCTACTTGTCAATACGAATCCCCCAATTGATCAAGGATTTCCGCCAGAACTAGCAATGGAGTTTAATATGGCAATTATCGAAAGAGCGGAAAGATTCGTTGCTAGCCCACGCAGGGATTGGCTAGAAGCTTTGGTCACGTACTATAAATTTTACGAGAGTTTCGATAAAACCGATACTATAATCCCTAATTTTTTTGAAGGGTTTCACTCTGGTGTTTTCCGGTAG
- a CDS encoding DNA-formamidopyrimidine glycosylase family protein has protein sequence MPELPDVEHFRRKFEETSLDKTIQKVEVKGKQMLKNISFKDLQHQLEGSHFVNTRRYGKFLFCKTSKDTWLVAHFGMTGNVVHFKKDKKLPKYAKLIFYFPHSATALTSIRKLGEFSITNDPDQYIQERGFGPDALHTDFESFYNKVKDRTAMIKSIFMNQHIISGIGNVYADEICYRLKLHPKTKVTKFGQEEWKKIYETMQHTLQKGITNKIDSSWLAQHREDDAECPQCRGKVKRIVIGSRGTYFCPSCQNRTLN, from the coding sequence ATGCCAGAATTACCCGATGTTGAACATTTTCGGCGCAAGTTCGAAGAAACTTCCCTAGATAAAACTATCCAAAAAGTGGAGGTTAAAGGTAAACAAATGCTCAAAAACATTTCTTTCAAGGATCTACAACATCAATTGGAAGGATCGCATTTTGTAAATACAAGGCGCTACGGAAAATTCCTTTTTTGCAAAACCTCAAAAGATACATGGTTGGTAGCCCATTTTGGAATGACAGGTAATGTAGTACATTTCAAAAAAGATAAAAAGCTGCCAAAATACGCAAAACTTATATTTTATTTTCCTCATTCAGCAACAGCTCTCACATCGATAAGAAAATTGGGCGAGTTCTCAATTACAAATGATCCAGATCAGTATATACAAGAAAGGGGGTTTGGACCCGATGCTTTGCACACTGACTTTGAAAGCTTTTACAACAAAGTAAAAGATCGCACTGCAATGATTAAATCAATTTTTATGAATCAGCACATAATTTCCGGAATAGGAAATGTTTATGCGGACGAAATATGTTACCGCTTAAAGTTACATCCCAAAACCAAAGTAACTAAATTTGGTCAGGAGGAGTGGAAAAAAATCTACGAGACTATGCAACATACTTTGCAAAAGGGTATAACTAACAAAATTGATAGCTCCTGGCTCGCACAACACCGTGAGGACGATGCAGAATGCCCCCAATGCCGAGGCAAGGTAAAAAGAATTGTTATTGGAAGCAGAGGAACCTACTTTTGCCCCTCTTGTCAAAACCGCACATTAAATTAG
- a CDS encoding response regulator transcription factor codes for MTKVFLIEKDKDLQEYLSDVLSENGYQVQVAKQGSEALNQIENQQPDLVLIDLELDDIKGEEVCLSIKRKKPDLPIILILKEQEAEKIIEKFKCGANDFVLKPINTKDLLLRINARLTPQETITGKLQVGNLTLDKKTHEVKRGEKEIELTPREFKLLQLLMEHEEQVLSREFILNRIWSYPQDVESRVVDVYVGYLRDKIDKGFDKKLIHTIRGFGYKIKE; via the coding sequence ATGACCAAAGTTTTTCTTATTGAAAAAGACAAAGACTTACAAGAATATCTAAGTGACGTTCTCTCTGAGAATGGGTATCAAGTGCAGGTAGCAAAACAAGGAAGTGAAGCTCTTAACCAAATTGAAAACCAACAACCAGATTTAGTACTCATTGATCTTGAGCTAGACGACATTAAGGGTGAAGAAGTCTGCCTAAGTATAAAAAGAAAAAAACCAGACTTACCTATAATCCTTATTCTTAAGGAGCAAGAAGCCGAAAAAATAATTGAAAAGTTCAAATGTGGTGCTAACGACTTTGTCCTCAAACCAATAAACACAAAGGACTTACTGCTTCGAATCAATGCAAGGCTTACACCACAAGAAACAATTACAGGAAAACTGCAAGTAGGAAATCTTACCTTAGACAAAAAGACACATGAGGTAAAAAGAGGTGAAAAAGAAATAGAGCTTACACCACGAGAATTTAAGTTACTTCAATTATTAATGGAACACGAAGAACAAGTTCTAAGCCGTGAGTTTATACTCAATCGTATCTGGTCTTATCCACAAGATGTGGAAAGCAGGGTAGTCGATGTTTACGTTGGCTATTTAAGAGATAAAATTGATAAGGGTTTTGACAAAAAACTGATTCACACTATTCGTGGGTTTGGGTATAAAATAAAAGAATAA
- the polX gene encoding DNA polymerase/3'-5' exonuclease PolX, whose translation MPVYNSEVANILEEVADILDIQGANQFRIRAYRNAARKVRNLSRSLEDMVNKGKDLTEIEGVGKDMANKLEEIARTGKLKQLEELKGEFPEALTTLLSIEGLGPERVGDLHQELGIETTKDLEKALEEGKVQELHGFGEKITAKIKKALEEGPGEEKRTKLKVAEQYVEPLVQYLKKDPNTKDVVVAGSYRRKKETVGDIDILTTGKKGEGIIHRFTEFEDIGEIVSEGETKSTVKLRTGIQVDLRVVAEESYGAALMYFTGSKAHNIKLRNLALKERLKLNEYGVFRGEESVAGETEEEIYKLFNLPYIPPEIREDRGEVEAAKEGNLPNLVKLDDIRGDLQIHTKNSDGEEPIETMVKKCKKLGYEYIAITDHSAYMGITQGLDKEGVEEQIKQIKKINKKLDGITILSSIEVDIMEDGSLDLPNNTLKKLDIVTCSIHSKFNLPPKEQTQRILNAMDNPYFHIFGHPTGRVIGGRSGYEYDMEKVFKKAKEKNCFLEINAQPDRLDLDDAYAKMAKELGVKMTISSDAHSLEELDFLKYGINQARRGWLEPHDVLNTYPLTELQNLLQKEG comes from the coding sequence ATGCCAGTGTATAACAGTGAAGTTGCAAATATCTTAGAAGAAGTTGCAGACATTTTGGACATCCAAGGAGCCAACCAGTTTCGGATCCGAGCATACCGCAACGCGGCCCGAAAAGTACGTAATCTTTCCCGTAGCTTGGAAGATATGGTTAATAAGGGAAAAGATCTAACGGAAATTGAAGGAGTAGGGAAAGATATGGCCAATAAGCTGGAAGAAATTGCAAGAACCGGCAAGCTGAAACAGCTGGAAGAATTAAAAGGAGAGTTCCCCGAAGCTTTAACTACACTACTTAGCATCGAGGGTTTGGGTCCAGAAAGAGTAGGGGACTTGCACCAAGAGTTAGGAATCGAAACTACCAAAGACCTTGAAAAAGCACTAGAAGAAGGGAAGGTGCAAGAGCTCCACGGCTTTGGCGAAAAAATAACTGCCAAAATCAAAAAAGCACTGGAAGAGGGACCAGGAGAAGAAAAGAGAACAAAACTAAAAGTTGCTGAACAATATGTAGAACCCCTTGTCCAATATCTCAAAAAAGATCCCAACACAAAAGACGTGGTAGTTGCCGGTAGTTACCGCAGAAAGAAAGAAACGGTAGGGGATATTGACATACTTACCACAGGTAAAAAAGGAGAAGGAATTATCCACCGCTTTACAGAATTTGAAGATATTGGCGAAATAGTTTCCGAGGGAGAAACCAAATCTACTGTAAAACTTCGCACAGGGATACAGGTCGATTTGCGAGTAGTGGCAGAAGAAAGTTATGGCGCAGCACTCATGTACTTTACTGGTTCCAAAGCTCATAATATAAAATTAAGGAACCTAGCATTAAAAGAAAGACTAAAGCTTAATGAATACGGAGTTTTTAGAGGAGAAGAAAGTGTTGCCGGAGAAACAGAAGAAGAAATCTACAAACTGTTTAACCTTCCCTACATTCCTCCTGAAATACGAGAAGACCGCGGGGAAGTAGAAGCAGCAAAGGAAGGAAACCTCCCTAACCTGGTCAAGCTAGATGATATACGCGGCGATCTCCAGATACATACCAAAAACAGTGATGGAGAAGAACCTATAGAAACCATGGTCAAGAAGTGCAAAAAATTAGGGTACGAGTACATTGCTATCACCGACCACTCTGCGTACATGGGAATAACCCAAGGACTAGATAAAGAAGGAGTAGAAGAGCAGATTAAACAGATTAAAAAAATAAACAAAAAACTCGACGGTATTACCATTCTTTCCAGCATTGAAGTAGATATTATGGAAGATGGTTCCCTAGATTTACCAAACAACACTTTAAAAAAACTGGACATTGTAACTTGCTCTATCCACTCTAAATTCAACTTACCTCCCAAAGAGCAAACTCAAAGAATTTTAAATGCTATGGATAACCCTTACTTTCATATTTTCGGTCACCCAACAGGAAGAGTAATTGGTGGCAGGAGTGGTTATGAATATGATATGGAAAAGGTTTTCAAAAAGGCAAAGGAAAAAAACTGTTTTCTAGAAATAAACGCCCAACCAGACCGGCTAGATTTAGATGATGCTTATGCAAAAATGGCTAAAGAACTAGGGGTCAAAATGACTATTTCTAGTGATGCACATAGCTTAGAAGAACTAGATTTCCTAAAATACGGGATCAATCAAGCCCGTCGCGGTTGGTTAGAACCCCACGATGTTTTAAATACCTACCCTCTAACAGAACTTCAAAACCTACTGCAAAAAGAAGGCTAA
- a CDS encoding NAD-dependent DNA ligase LigA encodes MEKPKNLELKPKINVSAIQTERKAKSAIQKLRHAIRYHNYRYYIKNDPVISDSEYDKLLKTLQELEEKWPKLQSPTSPTKKVGGAPVNELETVRHPYPMLSLKATRKSDDIHNFDKTCRRELEKKKINYTAEPKYDGLAIEIIYKNGHLVRAATRGNGEQGDNVTENIKTVSEVPLRLIKNSNKEIPNNLVVHGEVYIR; translated from the coding sequence ATGGAAAAACCAAAAAATCTAGAACTAAAACCAAAAATCAATGTGAGCGCGATTCAAACAGAAAGAAAAGCTAAATCAGCAATACAAAAGCTCCGGCATGCTATCCGTTACCACAATTACCGTTACTATATAAAAAACGACCCTGTTATTTCTGATTCTGAGTATGACAAACTTCTCAAAACGTTGCAGGAATTAGAGGAAAAGTGGCCCAAGCTGCAAAGCCCAACTTCACCGACCAAAAAAGTAGGAGGCGCGCCAGTAAACGAGCTAGAAACAGTAAGGCACCCTTACCCTATGTTAAGTCTAAAAGCTACCCGCAAGAGTGATGATATCCACAATTTTGATAAAACTTGCCGCAGAGAACTAGAAAAAAAGAAAATTAACTACACAGCAGAACCAAAATACGACGGATTAGCAATAGAAATCATTTACAAAAACGGGCATCTTGTGAGGGCTGCAACTCGTGGTAATGGTGAGCAAGGAGATAATGTTACAGAAAACATAAAAACTGTTAGTGAGGTTCCTTTAAGATTAATCAAAAACAGTAACAAGGAAATTCCAAATAACCTAGTAGTCCATGGCGAAGTATATATTAGA
- a CDS encoding helix-turn-helix transcriptional regulator, which translates to MLSKKRFTQIVGDNIRELRQERGLTQDELSHKCGFYRTYINLIETAKRTPSSYTLFKVAKGLEVEVDKLYPSTV; encoded by the coding sequence ATGCTTAGCAAGAAAAGATTCACACAGATTGTAGGTGATAATATTAGGGAATTGAGGCAGGAAAGAGGCTTGACTCAGGATGAGCTCTCGCATAAGTGCGGTTTCTACAGAACTTACATTAACTTAATTGAAACTGCCAAGAGAACTCCATCCTCCTACACACTATTTAAAGTAGCAAAAGGTTTGGAAGTTGAGGTTGATAAGCTTTATCCTTCTACCGTTTAA
- a CDS encoding aldo/keto reductase, with the protein MEIPTKKLNPKTEIPMLGLGTWKLRKDRGKRAVEAALQLGYKHVDTADAYNNHQVISDVINKSSIKREQLFITSKIWRTDLEKTAVVKAGNRTLKELNTDYLDLLLIHWPNSTIPIEETLNGMQTLKVQRKVRAIGVSNFTISHLKEALKTGIKITNNQVEYHPSFTQQELQTFCEEHNIIITAYSPLGQGQDLRIQVIQDLAKKYKQTPAQIITNWHIQEGRVVIPRSAEPDHLRENIESLNFELERKDIEKINQIPRGRRLIAPPFHEFFE; encoded by the coding sequence ATGGAAATACCAACAAAAAAACTTAATCCTAAGACAGAAATACCAATGCTAGGCCTAGGTACTTGGAAATTAAGAAAAGATAGGGGCAAAAGAGCAGTAGAAGCAGCACTTCAACTTGGCTACAAGCACGTCGATACAGCAGACGCTTACAACAACCACCAAGTAATTTCCGATGTAATTAATAAAAGTAGCATTAAAAGAGAACAGCTTTTTATAACATCCAAAATATGGCGAACAGACCTAGAAAAAACTGCTGTTGTCAAAGCAGGAAACAGAACCTTAAAAGAGCTAAATACAGACTACTTAGACCTTCTCCTTATTCACTGGCCGAACAGCACCATTCCCATTGAAGAAACGTTAAACGGTATGCAAACTTTAAAAGTGCAGAGGAAAGTGCGCGCAATTGGAGTGTCCAATTTTACAATTTCCCACTTAAAGGAAGCGCTGAAAACAGGTATAAAAATCACCAATAACCAGGTAGAATATCACCCCTCCTTCACTCAGCAAGAACTCCAAACTTTCTGCGAGGAGCACAACATAATAATTACCGCCTATTCTCCCCTTGGTCAGGGACAAGACCTAAGAATTCAAGTTATACAAGACCTAGCGAAAAAATATAAGCAAACTCCAGCCCAAATTATTACAAACTGGCATATTCAAGAGGGGAGAGTAGTCATTCCCCGCTCAGCAGAACCCGACCATCTTCGAGAAAATATTGAAAGTTTAAACTTTGAGCTTGAAAGAAAAGATATTGAGAAAATAAATCAAATCCCAAGGGGGAGAAGACTAATTGCCCCACCATTCCACGAATTCTTTGAATAA
- a CDS encoding type I restriction enzyme HsdR N-terminal domain-containing protein, protein MKPELSRRVGKLMMVEPILGLGMESRKDFVDSVANASKFSELPQEHQKLITQAEANLNKGADLIEYLRNLKVSQDIVTAQRGSEENVKIKFVLPLLRFLGYDTSKDLFFELNQADVVVLGKDSKPLLIVEVKSWEEPVEKYLDQCLEYTLKLETPWVLITSGRTSKLYSALINPKDLKKTKPLIQFNFNELESQRGREILKELESLLSKENLNNSSNKLEKISANRIGTNLKTAWGKFQTATDNYKSVTKTYRITEKEFDKLAHNHDDNVREALLYLKAFIKDLAKKYNNLYVRYRSKELGIEYLDTSNPRPKKLGLFGIYPEGAHIAFGFVNFEKLGLNEGTIKKLDDFSRTIENIEQAKELEKLILNCFSEL, encoded by the coding sequence ATGAAGCCTGAATTAAGCCGCAGAGTTGGAAAATTAATGATGGTCGAGCCTATTCTTGGTCTTGGCATGGAAAGTAGAAAAGACTTTGTTGATTCTGTTGCGAACGCCAGTAAATTTTCAGAATTGCCACAAGAGCATCAGAAATTAATTACACAGGCAGAAGCGAATCTCAACAAGGGAGCAGATCTAATTGAATATTTACGCAACCTTAAAGTGAGCCAAGACATTGTTACCGCTCAGCGCGGATCGGAAGAGAATGTAAAGATTAAGTTTGTTTTACCGCTATTAAGATTCTTAGGCTACGACACTTCAAAAGATCTCTTTTTTGAGCTCAACCAGGCTGATGTTGTGGTCTTGGGAAAGGATAGTAAACCCCTCTTAATTGTAGAAGTAAAATCCTGGGAGGAGCCCGTCGAGAAATACTTAGATCAATGTCTGGAATATACGTTGAAGCTTGAAACCCCTTGGGTATTAATTACCTCTGGCCGAACTTCCAAACTTTATTCTGCACTTATTAATCCCAAAGATTTGAAAAAAACTAAACCCTTAATTCAGTTTAACTTCAATGAATTAGAATCCCAAAGGGGAAGAGAAATTCTTAAAGAGTTAGAGAGTCTTTTGTCCAAGGAAAATCTAAACAATAGCTCTAATAAGCTGGAAAAAATTAGTGCTAATCGTATTGGGACTAATTTAAAAACAGCGTGGGGAAAATTCCAAACCGCCACTGACAATTATAAAAGCGTAACTAAAACCTACAGAATAACAGAGAAGGAATTCGATAAATTGGCACATAACCACGACGATAACGTAAGAGAAGCCTTGCTCTATCTCAAAGCATTTATTAAAGATCTCGCAAAGAAATACAATAATCTTTACGTTAGATACCGGAGCAAAGAACTCGGGATAGAATATTTAGATACCAGTAACCCAAGACCTAAAAAGCTTGGCCTGTTTGGAATATATCCGGAGGGCGCGCACATTGCTTTTGGTTTTGTTAATTTTGAAAAACTGGGATTAAATGAGGGAACAATAAAAAAACTCGACGACTTTTCAAGGACTATTGAGAATATAGAGCAAGCTAAAGAGCTAGAAAAACTAATTCTAAATTGCTTTAGTGAACTATAA
- a CDS encoding DUF72 domain-containing protein, with the protein MIKVGTSGWLYSHWRGSFYPKSIKEKNYLPYYASHFDSVEVNNTFYNLSPKKIVRSWKGSSPPDFLFSIKANRYITHMKNLLEPEKTVSNMLENIKLLEDKLGPILFQLPPQWHVDKERLEKFIKVLPSKYSFAFEFRDKSWYQNEIYDLLEKGGLAFCIHDHRDAPSPTKITSDFVYIRFHGPDGFYRSKYKTSTLNKWSRRIKNWDATDLDVYAYFNNDAHAYAIENAKTLKTLLD; encoded by the coding sequence ATGATTAAAGTTGGAACATCAGGGTGGCTTTATAGCCACTGGAGGGGTTCTTTTTATCCCAAAAGCATAAAAGAAAAAAATTACCTCCCTTATTACGCTAGTCACTTTGACTCAGTAGAAGTTAACAATACTTTCTATAACCTTTCCCCCAAAAAAATAGTCAGAAGCTGGAAAGGAAGTTCTCCTCCCGATTTCCTCTTTTCCATAAAAGCTAACCGTTATATTACCCATATGAAGAATCTTCTAGAACCGGAAAAAACTGTTTCTAACATGCTTGAAAATATTAAATTACTAGAAGATAAGCTAGGACCAATTCTTTTTCAACTACCACCACAATGGCATGTAGACAAAGAACGCCTAGAAAAATTCATTAAAGTTCTACCAAGCAAATACAGCTTCGCATTCGAGTTCCGAGACAAAAGTTGGTACCAAAATGAAATATACGATTTGCTAGAAAAAGGGGGGCTTGCTTTTTGCATTCACGATCACCGCGACGCACCCTCTCCAACAAAGATTACTAGTGATTTTGTCTACATCCGCTTTCACGGACCGGATGGCTTCTATAGAAGCAAGTACAAGACAAGCACCTTAAACAAATGGAGCAGACGCATAAAAAACTGGGATGCAACAGACCTAGATGTATATGCATACTTTAACAATGATGCACACGCCTACGCTATAGAAAATGCTAAAACTTTAAAAACCCTACTTGATTAA